A window of the Oryza brachyantha chromosome 5, ObraRS2, whole genome shotgun sequence genome harbors these coding sequences:
- the LOC121054472 gene encoding transcription factor PCF8-like, translating to MISGSNTNEELSGGRKVEQPSGGGGGAAAKAAAAVASSRHWSASTESRIVRVSRVFGGKDRHSKVRTVKGLRDRRVRLSVPTAIQLYDLQDRLGLSQPSKVVDWLINAAQAEIDKLPPLQFPTHEQDLVAHLPVASSMAPPFTNGGGAGDHHAVTAVSMLDDGDKAAHCNGLGGGGGMKGFMSLSNSLGLLNATMPSTLPHHGAYYAAAESWANGAGNAHHNEVSHGVSPQVAAAAHNSPFPSLLSLAPGSQFVFYSPEGGGFAAMKEAAEQFPVDNLDHSQGQLSLSSARSFLHSGSQG from the coding sequence aaggccgccgctgccgtggcGAGCTCGCGGCACTGGTCGGCGTCGACGGAGTCCAGGATCGTGCGCGTGTCGAGGGTGTTCGGCGGCAAGGACCGGCACAGCAAGGTGAGGACGGTGAAGGGGCTCCGCGACCGCCGGGTGCGGCTGTCGGTGCCGACGGCGATCCAGCTCTACGACCTGCAGGACCGGCTGGGGCTCAGCCAGCCGAGCAAGGTGGTCGACTGGCTGATCAACGCCGCGCAGGCCGAGATCGACAagctgccgccgctgcagtTTCCGACGCACGAGCAGGACCTCGTCGCGCACCTCCCCGTCGCCTCGTCCATGGCGCCGCCGTTCACGaacggaggcggcgccggcgaccaccACGCCGTGACCGCCGTGTCGATgctggacgacggcgacaagGCTGCCCACTGCaacggcctcggcggcggcggcggcatgaaAGGATTCATGAGCCTGAGCAACTCACTCGGCCTGCTAAACGCCACCATGCCGTCGACGTTGCCTCACCACGGCGCAtactacgccgccgccgaatctTGGGCCAACGGCGCCGGCAATGCCCACCACAATGAGGTGAGCCATGGCGTCTCGCctcaggtggcggcggccgcccacAACTCGCCATTCCCGTCGCTGCTGTCCCTGGCACCGGGGTCTCAGTTCGTCTTCTACTCTCCGGAAGGCGGCGGCTTCGCCGCCATGAAAGAGGCAGCCGAGCAGTTCCCTGTAGATAACCTCGACCACTCGCAAGGTCAGCTCTCACTGAGCTCAGCAAGAAGCTTCCTTCACTCGGGAAGCCAGGGAtga